The following coding sequences lie in one Pseudomonas syringae CC1557 genomic window:
- a CDS encoding gamma carbonic anhydrase family protein, which translates to MAIRKFQDHTPALGERAFVDHSAIVIGDVAIGADSSVWPLTVVRGDMHRIRIGARTSVQDGSVLHITHAGPFNPDGFPLLIGDEVTIGHKSMLHGCTIGNRILVGMGTTIMDGAVVEDEVIIGAGSLVPPGKVLESGFLYVGRPVKQVRALTEKEIAFFPYSATNYVKLKDQHLAEGFDKG; encoded by the coding sequence GTGGCCATTCGCAAGTTTCAGGACCACACCCCAGCCCTTGGCGAACGGGCCTTTGTCGATCATTCAGCGATAGTCATCGGCGACGTTGCCATCGGCGCCGACAGCTCTGTCTGGCCGTTAACGGTCGTACGCGGCGACATGCACCGTATCCGCATCGGCGCACGCACCAGCGTCCAGGACGGCAGCGTGCTGCACATCACCCACGCAGGCCCCTTCAACCCGGACGGTTTCCCGCTACTGATCGGCGACGAAGTGACCATCGGCCACAAATCGATGTTGCACGGATGCACAATCGGCAACCGGATTCTGGTCGGCATGGGCACCACTATCATGGACGGCGCAGTTGTCGAAGACGAAGTCATCATCGGCGCAGGCAGTCTGGTGCCGCCGGGCAAAGTGCTGGAAAGCGGCTTTTTGTACGTCGGCCGTCCGGTCAAACAGGTCCGCGCATTAACCGAAAAGGAAATCGCCTTCTTTCCGTACAGCGCCACCAATTACGTGAAGCTCAAGGATCAGCACCTGGCGGAGGGGTTTGATAAGGGTTGA
- a CDS encoding IS3 family transposase (programmed frameshift) produces the protein MTKSKTDRVKYTLEFKLEAVRLVDTGLTLAAAARSLGMSDQTLFNWVKAHRQGRLTGADIKPVTPEQMEISRLRAELTRVKMERDILEKATGVLRKSIQLKYAFIFDNRRLWPIGVQCRVLGVSATGFHGHQVRCAANGPQRGVSDTALLVHIRVAHARSRGSYGWPRIWRGLLADGVRVGKERVQKLMQLHGIYGKGKRRFRVTTDSAHDLPISPNLLDRQFTVTEPDKAWVGDITYIPTDEGWLFLAVVIDLFSRQIVGWSMDERMKSSLVIDALRMAWFKRHPPKESGLLFHSDRGSQYASFDFRNTLLAYGIASSMSRRGNCWDNACSETVFGSLKVERLHGLKFKTRRAAKDEVMNWLLWYNQDRLHSTLLYVSPMQYEKNWKMLQP, from the exons ATGACTAAGTCCAAGACAGACCGCGTTAAATACACCCTCGAGTTCAAGCTTGAGGCCGTGCGACTGGTTGATACCGGCCTGACACTTGCTGCCGCTGCCCGTTCTCTGGGTATGTCTGACCAAACCCTGTTCAACTGGGTAAAGGCTCATCGACAAGGCAGGCTGACCGGCGCTGACATCAAGCCTGTCACTCCCGAGCAGATGGAGATAAGCCGTCTGCGAGCCGAGCTGACGCGCGTCAAGATGGAGCGCGACATTCTGGAAAAGGCGACGG GCGTACTTCGCAAAAGCATCCAGCTGAAGTACGCGTTCATCTTTGATAATCGGCGTCTCTGGCCTATTGGCGTGCAATGCCGGGTGCTGGGCGTCAGTGCTACCGGCTTTCACGGTCACCAAGTCCGCTGTGCAGCCAATGGCCCTCAACGAGGTGTCAGCGACACGGCATTGCTCGTGCACATCCGCGTTGCTCATGCCCGTAGCCGTGGCAGTTACGGTTGGCCTCGGATCTGGCGGGGGTTGCTGGCTGACGGTGTTCGTGTCGGCAAGGAGCGTGTGCAAAAGCTGATGCAGCTCCACGGCATTTACGGCAAGGGCAAAAGACGTTTCAGGGTCACGACCGATAGCGCCCATGACTTGCCGATTTCACCCAATCTTCTGGATCGTCAGTTCACTGTGACGGAGCCAGACAAGGCTTGGGTGGGTGACATCACCTATATCCCGACCGATGAGGGCTGGTTATTTTTGGCCGTCGTTATCGACCTGTTCAGCCGTCAAATCGTGGGTTGGTCGATGGATGAGCGGATGAAAAGCAGTTTGGTGATCGATGCGTTGCGCATGGCCTGGTTCAAGCGCCACCCACCAAAGGAGTCAGGGTTACTGTTTCATAGTGATCGGGGAAGTCAGTACGCCAGCTTCGACTTCCGAAATACCCTCTTGGCCTACGGGATCGCCAGTTCCATGAGTCGACGCGGCAACTGCTGGGATAACGCGTGCAGCGAGACCGTGTTTGGTTCGCTTAAAGTGGAGCGCCTGCATGGCCTGAAATTCAAGACCCGACGCGCCGCCAAGGACGAGGTCATGAACTGGCTGCTGTGGTACAACCAGGATCGCCTTCACTCAACACTGCTTTACGTAAGTCCGATGCAATACGAGAAGAACTGGAAAATGCTGCAACCTTAG
- a CDS encoding aminopeptidase — MPTLSALRLLSLIAITLLTGCSSLSYYGQLAQGQWQLLQAREPVEKIIADPTRDAGLREHLARSQLARSFASEHLHLPDNQSYRLYADLGRPYVVWNVFATDEFSLEPVTHCFPIAGCVAYRGYYSPGGARGEAALQRQAGKDVYLSGVEAYSTLGWFDDPILSSMLGWGDERLATLIFHELAHQRFYVKDDTEFNESYASFVEQEGTRQWRAARGLPPESVSQSARRDQFIQLVLATRERLKDLYRQPLSAEAMRVRKAAEFERLRRDYRTLRDGQWAGDKRFDGWINSPMNNAKLLPFGLYDQWVPAFAALFRQENGDWQAFYRAVEKLGGMPAESRKAALRALMP; from the coding sequence ATGCCCACACTCTCCGCTTTACGCCTGCTTTCACTGATAGCCATTACGCTGCTAACCGGCTGCTCCAGCCTCTCCTATTACGGCCAGTTGGCGCAGGGGCAGTGGCAGTTGTTGCAGGCGCGTGAGCCTGTGGAAAAGATCATTGCTGATCCGACTCGGGATGCCGGTTTGCGCGAGCATCTGGCCCGGTCGCAGCTGGCGCGCAGCTTTGCCAGTGAGCATCTGCATCTTCCGGATAACCAGAGCTATCGCCTGTATGCGGATCTGGGGCGGCCTTATGTGGTGTGGAATGTGTTCGCGACGGATGAGTTTTCGCTGGAGCCGGTCACGCATTGTTTTCCGATTGCTGGCTGTGTCGCGTATCGCGGTTATTACAGCCCTGGCGGGGCGCGTGGTGAGGCGGCGTTGCAGCGTCAGGCGGGCAAGGATGTGTATTTGAGTGGTGTGGAGGCGTATTCGACGCTGGGCTGGTTCGATGATCCGATTCTCAGTTCGATGCTGGGCTGGGGTGATGAGCGTCTGGCGACGCTGATTTTCCATGAGTTGGCGCATCAGCGCTTTTATGTGAAGGACGACACTGAGTTCAACGAGTCGTACGCCAGTTTTGTCGAGCAGGAAGGTACGCGGCAATGGCGTGCGGCGCGGGGTTTGCCGCCGGAGAGTGTTTCGCAGTCGGCGCGGCGTGATCAGTTTATTCAGTTGGTGCTGGCTACTCGGGAGCGGCTCAAGGACCTTTATCGTCAGCCGCTGTCGGCTGAGGCGATGCGCGTGCGCAAGGCTGCGGAGTTTGAACGGCTGCGCCGTGATTATCGGACGTTGCGGGATGGGCAGTGGGCCGGTGACAAACGTTTTGATGGCTGGATCAACAGCCCGATGAACAACGCGAAGCTGCTGCCGTTTGGTCTTTATGATCAGTGGGTGCCAGCGTTTGCGGCCTTGTTCAGGCAGGAGAATGGGGATTGGCAGGCGTTTTATCGGGCGGTGGAGAAGTTGGGCGGGATGCCTGCTGAGTCGCGCAAGGCTGCGCTGCGAGCATTGATGCCTTGA
- a CDS encoding OPT family oligopeptide transporter — protein MPTTPLPDIPPVQRELSLRAVITGIILGILLTPSNVYAGLKIGWSFNMSIIALLIGYAIWQGLARRSPNQPPWTLHESNINQTVASAAASIISGGLVAPIPAYTLLTGQQLDAVPMMAWVFSVSFLGIWIAWYLRPSLLNDKSLKFPEGMATLETLLHIYNQGREAATRLKVLLSAALLSGLAKWVDTFVWAFPRWSPSAQLERLTFTADPSLLLVGFGAIIGIRVGVTLLFGALLAWGGLAPWLLAQGLVTLPAGSNGPQFAALVAWLLWPGVSLMVCSTLASLAIRLWGLHASTKASSGTVWAMPKPGPALGLLLSIILVVSLQALLFGINLWMALLTIPLAICLAAVAARVVGATGIPPIGAIGQLSQLSFGIVAPGQVTINLMSANTAGGSAGQCTDLMNDFKVGKAIGATPRKQLVAQTLGIFVGSIVGVLAYMALIPDPQTMLLTEEWPAPAVATWKAVAQTLTHGLDSLSESIRWAIFIAGMAGTLLGILDSTLPAHRVRYLPSAAALGLAFVLPASVSLMMALGALLTWAVSCRWASLTERFAITVAAGLIAGESMTGVGASLWQMFGNG, from the coding sequence ATGCCTACAACCCCACTTCCCGACATCCCCCCCGTCCAACGCGAACTCAGCCTGCGTGCCGTCATCACTGGCATCATCCTGGGCATTCTGCTCACCCCCTCCAACGTCTACGCAGGCCTGAAGATTGGCTGGTCGTTCAACATGTCGATCATCGCGCTGTTGATCGGTTACGCCATCTGGCAAGGCCTGGCCAGGCGTTCGCCCAATCAGCCACCGTGGACGCTGCATGAGAGCAACATCAATCAAACGGTAGCGTCGGCCGCTGCGTCCATCATTTCCGGCGGGTTGGTGGCGCCGATTCCGGCGTATACGTTGTTGACCGGGCAGCAGCTGGACGCTGTTCCGATGATGGCGTGGGTGTTTTCGGTGAGTTTTCTGGGAATCTGGATTGCGTGGTATTTGCGGCCTTCGTTGCTCAATGACAAGTCGCTGAAGTTTCCGGAGGGCATGGCGACGCTGGAGACGCTGTTGCACATTTACAATCAGGGTCGTGAGGCCGCCACGCGGTTGAAAGTGTTGCTCAGTGCTGCGTTGCTGTCCGGGCTGGCGAAGTGGGTAGATACCTTTGTGTGGGCGTTTCCGCGTTGGTCGCCAAGTGCGCAGCTGGAGCGGCTGACGTTTACTGCTGACCCTTCGCTGTTGTTGGTGGGGTTCGGCGCAATCATCGGGATTCGTGTGGGTGTGACGCTGTTGTTCGGTGCACTGCTGGCGTGGGGCGGTCTGGCGCCATGGTTATTGGCGCAAGGGCTGGTGACCTTGCCAGCTGGCAGCAATGGCCCGCAGTTCGCGGCATTGGTGGCGTGGTTGTTGTGGCCGGGAGTGAGCTTGATGGTCTGCTCGACGTTGGCGTCGCTGGCGATTCGGTTGTGGGGATTGCACGCGTCCACTAAAGCGAGCAGCGGGACTGTCTGGGCGATGCCAAAGCCGGGGCCCGCACTTGGTTTGCTGCTGTCGATCATCCTCGTGGTAAGCCTTCAGGCGTTGTTGTTCGGCATCAATCTGTGGATGGCGTTGTTGACCATCCCTCTGGCGATTTGCCTGGCGGCAGTGGCTGCGCGGGTGGTCGGCGCGACGGGCATTCCGCCGATTGGGGCCATCGGGCAGTTGTCGCAGTTGAGCTTTGGTATCGTCGCGCCCGGCCAGGTGACGATCAATCTGATGAGCGCGAATACCGCTGGCGGTTCGGCCGGGCAATGCACGGACTTGATGAACGACTTCAAGGTGGGCAAGGCGATTGGCGCCACGCCACGCAAGCAATTGGTCGCTCAGACGCTGGGGATTTTTGTAGGCAGTATCGTGGGCGTGCTGGCCTACATGGCACTGATCCCAGACCCGCAAACCATGCTGCTTACCGAGGAGTGGCCAGCGCCGGCAGTGGCCACCTGGAAAGCCGTGGCGCAAACCCTGACGCACGGGCTGGACTCGTTGTCGGAGAGCATCCGCTGGGCTATTTTCATTGCCGGTATGGCGGGGACGTTACTGGGCATCCTCGACAGCACATTGCCCGCTCATCGCGTCCGCTATTTACCGAGCGCCGCTGCCTTGGGCCTGGCGTTTGTGCTGCCCGCTTCGGTGTCTTTGATGATGGCCCTGGGTGCGCTGCTCACGTGGGCAGTGAGCTGTCGCTGGGCGAGCCTCACCGAACGCTTCGCCATTACCGTTGCGGCGGGCTTGATCGCCGGGGAGAGCATGACGGGAGTGGGGGCTTCGTTGTGGCAAATGTTTGGTAACGGCTGA